One Myxococcus stipitatus genomic window, ACTCACCGCCCTCACCGAGCTCGTGCGCGAGGGCAAGGTCCGCTACATCGGCTCGTCCAACCTCAAGGGCTGGCAGGTGACGGACGCGGAGTGGACGGCGCGCACGCGGGGCCTGGAGCGCTTCATCAGCGCGCAGAACGAGTACAGCATCATCGGGCGCGGCGTGGAGGAGGACCTGGTGCCCGCGCTGGAGCAACACGGCATCGGCCTGCTCCCCTACTTCCCGCTCGCCAGCGGCCTGCTCACCGGCAAGTACAAGCGCGGCGTCGGCACGGAGGGCTCCGGCCGCATCCAGCGCTGGAAGAAGATGAACCCGCTCTTGAGCGACCAGGTGTTCGACGTCGTGGAGAAGGTGGAGGCCTTCGCCCGCGAGCGCTCCATCACCCTGCTCGACGTGGCCATGGGCGGCCTCGCCTCGCGCCCCACCGTCGCCTCCGTCATCGCGGGCGCCACCTCCGTCGAGCAGGTCCGCGCCAACGTCCGCGCCGGTGCCTGGAAGCCCACCGCCGAGGACTGGGCCGCGCTGGAGAAGCTGCTGCCCCGTGGCGCCGGAATCACCGTCAACGAGCACCTCTACGCCTGACGCGCGCTCGCGGCCCCGGGGCAGGCCCGGGGCCCGTGGGCCTACAGCGTGATGGCCTCCGTGGCCTCCAGCGTGTGCCAGACGCGCTCCGCCGGGGACGCGTGCGTCGGGAGCGAGTGTGTCAGCGCTCCACCCGCCACACACGGAGGGCCGTGTCCCGGCCCGACGTCGCGAGCACCTTCCCCTCCGGGCTCCAGGACACCCCCGACACGGAGCCGTCGTGGAAGCCGATGACCTGGCGAGTGAGGTCGGACGCCGTCGCATTCCAGACGAAGATCTGCCCTCCCGCTCCCCCTCCGCCCACGCGGCTCCCGTCCGCGCTCCAGGCCAACGCGTAGGGCGGGAAGGCCGCCGTGGACTCCGCCACGAGCCGCCCCGTGGCGACCTCCCGGAGCGACAGCCCCGGCCGCCCGCCCACGGCGACGAGCGTCCCGTCCGGACTCACGGCCGCGGCCAATGACACGGCGTCGACGCCCGGGTCGACCGCTTCGAGCCGCTGGGTCTGGCTGTCCCAGATGCTCCAGTTCACCCCGGAGTAGACGACGACGAGGTAGCGCCCGTCCGGCGTCCAGCGCAGCGCCAGGACCTCCTGCGAGCCATCCGGGAAGCGGAACAGCTCCCGGCTGGAGGCCACGTTCCACACCTTGATGACCCCACGCTGGGTCGTCAGCAGCGACGAGCCGCCCACGCTCGCCATCAACCGCCCGTCTCCGCTCAGCGCCACGCGGTAGACCTCCAGCGTCGCGGCGGACGTGCCGGGGTCGTGTCGATAGGGGAGCTGCGCGAGCGTGCCGTCCTCGGCCCGCCAGATGCGCACCACGCCGTCATCGCCTCCCGTCACCAGCCTCGTCCCATCCAGGCTCCAGTCCAGCGCGCGCACGCGCTTGCCCTCGTGCGCGGAGAGCGTGCGCAGGGCCTCGCCGGAGGGTCCCCAGAGCTGGACGTTCCCCTCGTAGCCGCTCGACGCCAGCATCGTTCCCATGGGACTCCACGCCGTGGACTCCACGAACAGCGAGTGCGCCAGCAGGTCGCGTCGCTGATACGTCCCCGCCTCGAGGTCCAGCGAGAGGATGTCGAGCACGGTGGGCAGGTCGTCCACCACGGCCAGCTCGTCGCGCGTGGGGTGGAAGCGGACGGCGTCGAAGCCCATGGACGACGGCGTGGGAGGCTCCCGGCTCGCATCCACCCGCGGCTTCCCCGAGGCCGCCTCCAGCACCACCAGCATCCGGGACGAATCCCCCACGGCCAGCCAGCGCCCGTCCGGGCTCCAGTCCAGCAGCGAGACCGCGCCCCCGCGCGCCGGGTACGTCGCCTCCACGCGCGCATCGCCGGTGTGGTGGATGACGACCGCCTCGAGTCCCCCCACGGCGAAGCGGGCGCCGTCCGGTGCCCACGCGAAGCTCCTCGCATCCGTCAACAGCGACTCCGGCTTGGGCTGACCGAGCACGTGGACCTCCACCCAGGGGTCGAAGGCCGGCCCCGCCTCCAGGCCGAGCCGCGAGCCGTCCGGGCTCCAGGCCATCCGGCGCACCACCCCCACCGCCACCAGGGGTTCCCCCACCGGCGTGCCCGTGGCCACGTCCCAGACCCGGACCTCCGAGCCGCCCTCCGCCGCCGTCGCGAGCCGGCCCCCATCCGGGCTCCAGGCCAGCGCGCGCACGTTCCCCGGAGGGCTGGCCCATTGACGCAGCGGTGTCCCCGTCACCGGGTCCAGCACGATGACCGTTCCATCCGTCAATCCGGCGGCCACCTCGCCACGCACGGGGTGCCACGCGGCGGCGAGGAAGCGGGCGTCCTCGATGCCGGGAATCACCCGCGCCACGCGGCCGCTCGCCACGTCCCAGACGCGCAGGACGCTCCCGGAGAGGCCGCCATCCACCACGACCAGGCTCGCGCCGTCCGGACTCCACGACGGAGTGCGGGGCAGCGTCGCACCCGTGCGCTGCCACGCCAGCGACGTGTCGACCTCCGGCGCGAAGCGCGCGGTGATGACCTTGTCTCCTTCGAGCGTGAACACGCAGCGCCGGTTCGCGTCGCCACATTCGGACCCACCCAGATAGCGCCAGCCCGGATCGGGCGTGGCGTCCAGCACCACGACCGTCCCCGTGGCCAGGCGGGTCGAGCAGGTGCCCGCGCAATCCAGGCCCACCGCCGCGGCCGTGAGCCTGCCATGGCCCACCACCTCGACCTGAAGCGACCACGTTCCCGGCGGTGACGCGTCCGCCACGGTGAAGGTCGACGCGGGGGACCACTCGCCCGTCAGGCCATGGACATCCACGGCCCGGCAGCGCGCCTGGAAGCTGCCTTCGCGAGCCATGGGCACCGCCACTTCGGCCCGGGCGCCGCTCTCGACCTGCTCCGACGAGGCCAGCGCGCCTCCCGCGCCCCAGTCGAAGACATACGTCACCGCGTCGCCATCCGGGTCGCTGGCCGAGCAGCGGAAGCGCATGGACTCCCCTGGCTCGATGATGGCCCGCTCCAACTCCAGGAGCGCGCCCCCAGGAGGCCGCGAGACGGTATCGGGCCGGGGCGGCGACTCGCCGACACATCCCCCCCATACACAGACAAGGGCCAAGCACCAGACGAGGCCCCTCCGCCCGACACACGGGTGGTCGGAGAAGACAGGACGAGACGCCATGCGCACCCCTCCGGCGCGCCGGCCCACGTCGCGCCAGGCGTCTCCCTAATCCCTTGCGTCTCTCCTGTCAAAGCCTGACGCGGCGCATTCCAGGGCTGGCGCAACGGCTTCGACCTCGCGGCGCGCCGGCGACACGGGGCTCCTCCACGGTCAGGGGCAGGAGCGGCCCACGTCCGTGGGTCCCTCGCGAGGAGCCAGGGCCATGACGACGCAGATTCGAGACAGCATTCGCTACCAGGGGCGCTACTTCTGCATCGAGGAGGTGACGGGCGTGGGAATGTTCACCCCCGCGTCGCATGGCCTGAAGCCCGTCCCCCTCGCGACGGCCTGTCATCGGGGCTTCGTCTGCAGCTTCTCGCTCACCGACGGCGCCTTGCGATTGGAGGCGCTGCTGCTCGGCATCGACCCGCTCTCCCGGCTGCGCATCAAGTACGGCAAGGCAACGCCGCTCCTCGGACGGCGGCCGCAACTGGACGAGAGGTTCGGCAACGCCGCGCTGTATCCATCGCTGGACTGGCCTGTGCCCCTCACGGGGGGGCTGCGGGTGGGGGCGGGCTTCATCCACCGGTCGCTCCTCGACCCGGACTTCGACCCGCTCTGGCCCTACGAGGAAGCCCACGAGCTGTGCTTCGAGGACGGCGCGCTCACCGACGCCCATGACCGCACGGACGCGCTCGCCCGCCTCAGGCAGGCGCACCCGCTCCCCACCCGCCGCGCGCTCGGCTGGGAGGCGCATCGCGCGCTGCTCTCCCAGGTCTTCCCCCTGACCACCTGAGCGTTCGACCGTGGGGGCGGGGAACACGCCCTCGCCCCACCGGCCGAAGCCGCTCACCCCGCCGCCCGGCGACGCTCCTGCTCCGCCATGTAGAGGGGGTGCTCCTCGGCCATGGCCTTGGCCACGCTGGGACGCTTGCGCAGGCGCGCATGGTACGCCGCGAGCGCGGGCCACTGAGACAGCTTGAGGGGCGTCGCGGCACACCAGTTCAACACGGTGACCAGGTACGCGTCCGCGACGCTGAACTGGTCCAACAGGAACTCGCGCCCGGTCATGTACTGGTCGAGGAACGCGAAGCGAGACAGGCCCTTCTCCAGGACATACGCCTTGACGTGCTCGGGGGCCTTCCGGTCGAACACGAGCGAGAAGATGCCCTTGTGCAGCTCCGTGCTGACGAAGGACAGCCACTGCTGGGCCAGGGCGCGCCCCCGGGCATCCTTCGGCATGAGTCCCGCCTCCGGATTCAGGTCCGCCACGTACTGGAGGATGGCGGCGTTCTCCATCAGGAGCTCCCCCGCGTCGGTGCGGAGCGTCGGCACGAGGCACAGCGGGCTGATGGTCGTGTAGTCCTCGCCGTCATGTGTGCGCTTCGTCAGCGAGTCCACCTCCACGAACGTCGCGGAGGCTCCCGCTTCGTACACGGCGATGCGGGCGGCCATCGAACAAGCCAGGGGCAGGAAATAGACCTTCATGAAGGGCTCTCCAGACAGGGACTCCATTCCCGGGTTGGGAACGGGTGGACTGTCCCTCCACGCCTCCGGATGCGTCCAACGCATCGTTGGCATAGACTCGATGCATGAAGGACATCGCCCCCCTCCCCAGCGCCCGACTCGACGTGAAGGACCTGCGAGTCGTCCTCGCCCTCGCGTCCGCCGGAACCACGGCCCAGGCCGCCTCGCTCCTCCACCTCACGCAGCCCGCGGTGAGCCGCGCGCTGCTCGTCGTGGAGGAGAAGCTGGAGACACGCCTCTTCGACCGAACGCCGCGCGGGCTCCTGCCCACCGCCGCGGGCAAGCAGCTCATCACGGGAGCGTCACGGCTGCTGGTGGAGCTGGGTGACCTGGAGCAGTGCGTGCGCGCCCCCACCAGCCTCCCGATGCGCCTGCGCCTGGTCTGTGGCTGCTACACGGCCTATCACTGGCTGCCCTCCACCCTGCTCACCCTCCGGCAGAGCGTCCCGGGCCTGGAGATCGAGCTGGCGGTGGAACACACCAAGGACCCCATCCCCGCGCTGGTCGAGGGCGACATCGACGTGGCGCTCGTGACGACCTCGACCATTCCTCGCGAGAAGCTCGGCTCGCGCGCCCTGTTCACCGACGAGCTCGTCTTCGTCGTCGCCGCCACCCACCCGCTCGCCCGAAAGAAGACGCTCACCCGCGCGGACCTGCTGGCGCACACCCTGCTGAGCTCCCCCACGCCGGAGCGGGAGGGACACTGGTTCATGAACAACGTGTTCGGTCGCGAGCGCCCTCGCCTGCGCCTCGAGCGCCTGCCGCTGACGGAGGCCATCCTCGACATGACGCGCGCGGGGCTCGGCATCGCCATCCTCTCGGAGTGGATCAGCGCGCCCCACCTGCGCGGGGGAGGCCTGGTCGCCAGACGGCTGGACTCGGGCCCGTTGCAGCGCACCTGGAGCATCGCCTACCGGCGGCAGGTGGAGGCCCCGGCGCTCCGGCTCGCCTCGGCGCTGGAGCGGCTCGCCCCCACGCGGCTCGCCGTGGGCTGAAGACGCACGCTCCGCCGGGATGGGACCGGCGGCACGCGCCCTACTCCACCGTGGGCGCGGGGGCGTTCACCGGCTCGGGAGCCTCCGCTGGGGGCCGGACGATGACCTGCTCCGGCGTGGGCCGCTGGGGGCGATGGAAGGGCGCCAGCTTCACCGCGCGGCCGGTGCGCGCGGACTCCTGGAGCGCGACGATGATGCGCACGTCCGCCAGCCCCTCCCAGCCAGAAGGCTCCGGCTCGCGGTCCTCCAGCACGCACCGCGAGAAGTAGAGGAGCTGCGGCGCGAACTGGTCCGCCACCGCGAAGTTCTTCTCCTCCGTCTGGCCGCCCACCGTCAGGAAGTGGCGGCGCTCCTCCTCGTAGCCGAACCCCGGCTCCACCCGCAGGTCTCCCTTGGCGCCGACGACGCGGTAGCTGGAGACCGCCGACGCGGCGTGGCTGATGCCGAACTGCGCCAGTCGACCACCGGAGAAGCGCAGGAGCGCGAAGGCCGTGGCGTCCACGCCCGAGAAGCGCGGGTCCTGGTCTTCCTGCGTGAAGCAGCTCACCTCGAGGGGCTCGTCCCCGAAGATGTAGCGCGCGGCGTTGATGGGATAGGGCCCCTCGTCCAGCAGCGCCCCGCCGCCCACTTCCTGCCGCGTGCGGATGTCGCCCCCTCGCGCCTGCTGGGTCATCAGCGCGGAGAACATCGTCACGTCACCCAGCCGGCCGGAGCGCACCACGTCGATGGCCCCCAGGTTGGCCTCCTCGAAGTGGAGCCGGTAGGCGATCATCAGCTTGACGTCGTTCTCCTCCGCGACGCGGATCATCGCCTCGCAGTCCTCCACCGTCGTCGCCATCGGCTTCTCGCAGAGGATGTGCGCCCCCGCGCGCGCCGCCCGTTCGGTGAAGGCGCGGTGCATCGTGTTGGGGAGCGCGATGTAGACGACGTCGATGTCCGCGTCGCGGATGCCCTGTTCCAGGGCCTCGTAACCCTCGGACAGCTGGACGCCATACTGCTTGCGGAGCGCGTCGCGCTTGGTCGGGTCCGAGGAGAAGATGGCCACCAGCTCCGAGTTCTCCGTGGCGTGCTGGAACGCGGGCAGGACCGCGACCTGGGCGATGTTGCCCGCCCCCACCACCGCGTATCGGACCTTCCTCGCGCCGTCCCGAGCCATGGAAGACACCTCCCCTTGTCGCAGACCCTGGGAACCGGGGCGGCGGACCACAACCCCCACGTCGAGGCGCCCTGCTCCGTCCGCCCGCGAGGCAGGCATGCGGGCGCCCTGTCCCATCCGGTCGACCCGGTGCCGGTGGGAATCGCGCCTCACACGCCGGTTGCGTGCCTGTCATGGCCTCCCAGGTCGTCGACAACGCGAGTCCTCCCTGGTTAGACATGACGCTCGAAGGGGGACGGAACCATGCCTGGCGCGCCGACGAATCCGACGCAAACGCCCATCGAGGTCGACCCGCTCCAGGCGCCGCGCGGCGACGCCTCGGGGGACCCGCGGACGGACCGACGGGTGGAGAACTTCAAGGGTTCGCTGTCCCGCTTCGCGGCGGCGCTCGACAAGACACGGGAGGCCCTCCAGAAGGAGGCCTCGCGCGAGGTGGTGAGGACCCTCACCGTCCACTTCGAGCGCCTCACCGACGAGGTGCCCCCATCCCGCGACGCGACCGAGGAACCCGGCCATGGCTCGACGGCCCCGCGCACGCTCACGCGGCTGGACGGGAAGTAGCCCCGGGCCGCGCGCCCCCCAGCTTCGAGACTCAGACCCGGGCGGGGCTTCAGACGGGCCAGGGGATGGGCCGCCCGTGCGCCCGGACACGGAGGGACTCCCGCCCCGAGCGACGGTCCGGAAGGTGTCAGGCTCGCTCGCATGAGCCCTTTCACGGGGGCACGGAGGTCCTCACCTTCCTCCTGGATTGGCATCCAGGAGAGAGCCGATGAGCGAACAAGCCCAGGCCAGGGCGGCCGTGGTGAGGCAGAAGGGCGGGCCCTTCCAACTCGAGGACGTCACGCTCGAGGACCCCCGCGAGGGCGAGGTGCGCGTGCGCATGGTCGCCACCGGAATGTGTCACACCGACATGATCGTCCGTGACCAGTTCTATGCGGTGCCGCTCCCCGTCGTCCTCGGACACGAGGGCGCCGGCATCGTCGAGCGGGTCGGGCCCGGGGTTACCAAGGTGGCGCCCGGAGACCCCGTGGTCATCGCGTTCGCATTCTGTGGCAAGTGCGACCTGTGCGCGACGGGTCACCCCGCGTACTGCCGCGAGTTCTACGGCCGCAACTTCGGCGGAGGCCGGATGGACGGCACCACCGCCACCCGGGCCCAGGGCAAGCCCCTCCACGACCACTTCTTCGGACAGTCGTCGTTCAGCACGCTCGCCATCGCCACCGAGCGCAACGTGGTCAAGGTCCGAAACGACGTCCCGCTGGAGCTGCTGGGGCCGCTGGGCTGCGGCATCTCCACCGGCGCGGGCGCGGTGCTCAACTCCATGCGGGTCCCCGCAGGACGCACCTTCGCCGCCTTCGGCTCCGGGGCCGTCGGGCTGAGCGCCATCATGGCCGCGAGGCTGGCGGGTGCCACCACCATCATCGCGGTGGACGTGAAGCCCAAGCGCCTCCAGCTCGCGCTGGAGCTGGGCGCCACGCACACGGTGAACGGCGCCCAGGAGGACTCGGTGAAGGCCATCCGTGCCGCCACCGGGGGACGCGGCGTGGACTACGCGCTCGAGGCCACCGGCAACCCGAAGATCCTCCGGCAGGCCGTGGACGCGCTCGACATCCTCGGGACGTGCGGCGTGGTGGGCGCGCCGCCGATGGGCACCGAGGCGGCCTTCGACGTGAACGACCTCATGGTGCCTGGCAAGCGCATCCAGGGCATCGTCGAGGGCGACAGCGTCCCGGACGTCTTCATCCCCCAGCTCATCGACCTCTTCATGCAGGGACGCTTCCCCTTCGACAAGCTGGTGAAGTTCTACTCGCTGGAGCAGATCAACGAGGCCGCGAAGGACTCCGAGAAGGGCGAGACGCTCAAGCCCATCATCCGGATGACGCGCCCGGCCTGAGCCCGCGCGGCACACCCCACACGGACGGGAGGGCCCATGGCGGATGCACCGGTCGCCATCACCGGCGCGACGGGGAGACTGGGTGGGAGGGTCGCTCGTCGCCTCTCCCTCCAGGGCCTGCCGCTGCGTCTCATCGTCCGGGACCCGAAGCGGGCGCCCTCCCTTCCCGACGCGGAGGTCCGGGTCGCCACCTACGACGCTCGCGAGGCGCTCATCCGCGCGCTGGAGGGCGTCCGCACGGTGTTCTTCGTCTCCGGCACGGAGGCCCCGGCTCGACGCGAGCAGCACTTCACGTTCATCGACGCCGCGGCGACCGCGGGCGTGGAGACGGTCGTCTATACGTCGTTCTTCGGCGCCGCCCCGGACGCGACCTTCACGTTCGCCCGGGACCACTGGGCCACGGAGGAGCACCTGCGGGCGCAACGCTTCGCGTCGGTGATGTTGCGCGACAACCTCTACCTGGACTTCCTCCCCGGCCTCGCGGGCGCGGACGGCGTGATTCGCGGCCCGGCCAGGCAGGGGCGCGTCGCCGCGGTGGCCCAGGACGACATCGCGGAGGTCGCGGCGACCATCCTGGCGAACCCCACGTCGCACCTCGGTCGGACCTATTCGCTGACCGGCCCCCAGGCACTCACCCTCGCGCAGGTGGCCGACATCCTCTCCCGCCGGCTCGGCAGGGAGATCCGCTACCACGACGAGACGATGGAGGAGGCCTACCGCTCGCGAGAGGTGCACCGCGCCGAACGGTGGCAGGTGGACGCCTGGGTCAGCACCTATACGGCCATCGCCGCCGGAGAGCTGGCCACGGTGACGTCCGACGTCGAGCACGTCACCGGACATCCGCCCATGGACCTCGACACGCTGCTCCATCTCCAGCCCGCATCCGTCGAGTCCTGACCATCCTGGGGTCGTCGGGACTCACGGCGTCCGGTACACGCATCGCCCGTGGGGCCGGGCATGTTAGGTTTTGGCGTCCGCGTGTCTCCTCGCAGCTTGGGGCAGGGAACGAGATGACCGTCTGGAACTTCAGCACGGGGCCGGGGACCCATGCGCTCGTCGTCGGCGTCGGGCGCTATCCGCATCTGCTGGGTGGGGGAGGCGCGCTGTTCCCGGACCACGGGGGCATGGGGCAGCTCACCTCGGCGCCCGTGTCCGCGACGGCCTTCGCGGACTGGCTCGCGAGCGCCTACCAGCTCCCCACCCATCCCCTGTGCTCCATCGACCTGCTCGTCTCGGGTGGCGCGCCGCTGACCTATCAACCCCCGGCGGCCGGCGCGGCGGCCCAGGCCGTGGAGCGCGCCAGCTTCGACAACTTCAAGGCGGCCGTCCTGCGGTGGTACGCGGCGCTGAGCACCTCTCCCGACAACCGCGCGGTCTTCTACTTCTGCGGCCACGGCCTCGCCGCGGGGCTGCAGACCACGCTGCTGCTGGACGACTTCGGCGACGTGCCGCACGCGGCGTTCGCCCACGCGCTCGACTTCGACCGGTTCTATCTGGGCATGGACCCGTGCGCGGCGCGCACGCAGTGCTACTTCATCGACGCGTGCCGGGTGGCGTCGCGGACGCTGTTCGAGATCGACACCTTCGGCGAGTCCATCCTCACGCCCTCGCGCAAGCACTCGACCCCCGCGCGGCGCGCGCCGGTGTTCTATTCGACGATGCTCGGGACGCAGGCCTTCGGCCGCACCGAGCAGCCCAGCCTGTACATGAGCGCCCTGCTCAAGGCCATGACGGGCCCGGGGGCCGTGCGCAAGGGCAACGCCTGGGAGATTCGTCCCTCCACGCTGTCGCTCGCGATGGAGGAGCTGCTCAACCGGGAGGCGGAGGCCGCGGGCGCCACGCAGAACTGCAACGCCAACAACGTGGTGGACTTCCCGCTCCATCGCCTCTCCGGCCCTCCGGACATCCCGGTGACGGTGAGCTGCGAGACCCAGGTCGACCTGG contains:
- a CDS encoding aldo/keto reductase; its protein translation is MTQMTYRRLGRSGLTVSTIGLGCNNFGTSVDLAGTRNIVSAALDAGVTLFDTSDSYEGSEDLLAQALGPRRRDVLLATKFGSNLKGENGEDWGARGSRRYIRRAVERSLKTLRTDWIDLYQLHWPDPATPIEETLTALTELVREGKVRYIGSSNLKGWQVTDAEWTARTRGLERFISAQNEYSIIGRGVEEDLVPALEQHGIGLLPYFPLASGLLTGKYKRGVGTEGSGRIQRWKKMNPLLSDQVFDVVEKVEAFARERSITLLDVAMGGLASRPTVASVIAGATSVEQVRANVRAGAWKPTAEDWAALEKLLPRGAGITVNEHLYA
- a CDS encoding WD40 repeat domain-containing protein, translated to MRFRCSASDPDGDAVTYVFDWGAGGALASSEQVESGARAEVAVPMAREGSFQARCRAVDVHGLTGEWSPASTFTVADASPPGTWSLQVEVVGHGRLTAAAVGLDCAGTCSTRLATGTVVVLDATPDPGWRYLGGSECGDANRRCVFTLEGDKVITARFAPEVDTSLAWQRTGATLPRTPSWSPDGASLVVVDGGLSGSVLRVWDVASGRVARVIPGIEDARFLAAAWHPVRGEVAAGLTDGTVIVLDPVTGTPLRQWASPPGNVRALAWSPDGGRLATAAEGGSEVRVWDVATGTPVGEPLVAVGVVRRMAWSPDGSRLGLEAGPAFDPWVEVHVLGQPKPESLLTDARSFAWAPDGARFAVGGLEAVVIHHTGDARVEATYPARGGAVSLLDWSPDGRWLAVGDSSRMLVVLEAASGKPRVDASREPPTPSSMGFDAVRFHPTRDELAVVDDLPTVLDILSLDLEAGTYQRRDLLAHSLFVESTAWSPMGTMLASSGYEGNVQLWGPSGEALRTLSAHEGKRVRALDWSLDGTRLVTGGDDGVVRIWRAEDGTLAQLPYRHDPGTSAATLEVYRVALSGDGRLMASVGGSSLLTTQRGVIKVWNVASSRELFRFPDGSQEVLALRWTPDGRYLVVVYSGVNWSIWDSQTQRLEAVDPGVDAVSLAAAVSPDGTLVAVGGRPGLSLREVATGRLVAESTAAFPPYALAWSADGSRVGGGGAGGQIFVWNATASDLTRQVIGFHDGSVSGVSWSPEGKVLATSGRDTALRVWRVER
- a CDS encoding glutathione binding-like protein; this encodes MKVYFLPLACSMAARIAVYEAGASATFVEVDSLTKRTHDGEDYTTISPLCLVPTLRTDAGELLMENAAILQYVADLNPEAGLMPKDARGRALAQQWLSFVSTELHKGIFSLVFDRKAPEHVKAYVLEKGLSRFAFLDQYMTGREFLLDQFSVADAYLVTVLNWCAATPLKLSQWPALAAYHARLRKRPSVAKAMAEEHPLYMAEQERRRAAG
- a CDS encoding LysR family transcriptional regulator yields the protein MKDIAPLPSARLDVKDLRVVLALASAGTTAQAASLLHLTQPAVSRALLVVEEKLETRLFDRTPRGLLPTAAGKQLITGASRLLVELGDLEQCVRAPTSLPMRLRLVCGCYTAYHWLPSTLLTLRQSVPGLEIELAVEHTKDPIPALVEGDIDVALVTTSTIPREKLGSRALFTDELVFVVAATHPLARKKTLTRADLLAHTLLSSPTPEREGHWFMNNVFGRERPRLRLERLPLTEAILDMTRAGLGIAILSEWISAPHLRGGGLVARRLDSGPLQRTWSIAYRRQVEAPALRLASALERLAPTRLAVG
- a CDS encoding Gfo/Idh/MocA family protein — protein: MARDGARKVRYAVVGAGNIAQVAVLPAFQHATENSELVAIFSSDPTKRDALRKQYGVQLSEGYEALEQGIRDADIDVVYIALPNTMHRAFTERAARAGAHILCEKPMATTVEDCEAMIRVAEENDVKLMIAYRLHFEEANLGAIDVVRSGRLGDVTMFSALMTQQARGGDIRTRQEVGGGALLDEGPYPINAARYIFGDEPLEVSCFTQEDQDPRFSGVDATAFALLRFSGGRLAQFGISHAASAVSSYRVVGAKGDLRVEPGFGYEEERRHFLTVGGQTEEKNFAVADQFAPQLLYFSRCVLEDREPEPSGWEGLADVRIIVALQESARTGRAVKLAPFHRPQRPTPEQVIVRPPAEAPEPVNAPAPTVE
- a CDS encoding NAD(P)-dependent alcohol dehydrogenase; amino-acid sequence: MSEQAQARAAVVRQKGGPFQLEDVTLEDPREGEVRVRMVATGMCHTDMIVRDQFYAVPLPVVLGHEGAGIVERVGPGVTKVAPGDPVVIAFAFCGKCDLCATGHPAYCREFYGRNFGGGRMDGTTATRAQGKPLHDHFFGQSSFSTLAIATERNVVKVRNDVPLELLGPLGCGISTGAGAVLNSMRVPAGRTFAAFGSGAVGLSAIMAARLAGATTIIAVDVKPKRLQLALELGATHTVNGAQEDSVKAIRAATGGRGVDYALEATGNPKILRQAVDALDILGTCGVVGAPPMGTEAAFDVNDLMVPGKRIQGIVEGDSVPDVFIPQLIDLFMQGRFPFDKLVKFYSLEQINEAAKDSEKGETLKPIIRMTRPA
- a CDS encoding SDR family oxidoreductase; amino-acid sequence: MADAPVAITGATGRLGGRVARRLSLQGLPLRLIVRDPKRAPSLPDAEVRVATYDAREALIRALEGVRTVFFVSGTEAPARREQHFTFIDAAATAGVETVVYTSFFGAAPDATFTFARDHWATEEHLRAQRFASVMLRDNLYLDFLPGLAGADGVIRGPARQGRVAAVAQDDIAEVAATILANPTSHLGRTYSLTGPQALTLAQVADILSRRLGREIRYHDETMEEAYRSREVHRAERWQVDAWVSTYTAIAAGELATVTSDVEHVTGHPPMDLDTLLHLQPASVES
- a CDS encoding caspase family protein, encoding MTVWNFSTGPGTHALVVGVGRYPHLLGGGGALFPDHGGMGQLTSAPVSATAFADWLASAYQLPTHPLCSIDLLVSGGAPLTYQPPAAGAAAQAVERASFDNFKAAVLRWYAALSTSPDNRAVFYFCGHGLAAGLQTTLLLDDFGDVPHAAFAHALDFDRFYLGMDPCAARTQCYFIDACRVASRTLFEIDTFGESILTPSRKHSTPARRAPVFYSTMLGTQAFGRTEQPSLYMSALLKAMTGPGAVRKGNAWEIRPSTLSLAMEELLNREAEAAGATQNCNANNVVDFPLHRLSGPPDIPVTVSCETQVDLANAILRVVGGASPREHEPSSPPWNLVLPYGTYEFIAVPEGAAPDAPRHVQTESVFPPLTEVVLPCP